One window of Sphingomonas sp. KC8 genomic DNA carries:
- the polA gene encoding DNA polymerase I: protein MASNHLYLIDGSGYIFRAYHRLPPLTNRHGVPAGAVYGFTTMLWKLVDALHKEDGPTHLAVILDAASKTFRNDMYDKYKANRPPAPEDLIPQFPLIRHATRAFSVPCIEQAGLEADDIIACYVEAAQAAGWATTIVSSDKDLMQLIRPGVDMLDTMANKRIGRDEVIEKWGVPPEQLGDVLALMGDSVDNVPGVPGIGPKTAAQLIQQYGDVETVLASVGEIKKPKLKQSLIDHADNARLSRELVRLKCDEPLPEPLDDLALKGIPPEPLRAFLEDQGFKSLLLKVGGASDHAVGGAARPASAPVTPAPIEAVDEAPFDAAAYETIVTEDALDRWIAEAFTAGVVAVDTETDNVDCIRAELVGISLSITPGKACYIPVGHGGDGLLSAPPEQLSRALVLEKLKPLLEAPGVLKVGQNIKYDLIMFRRNGVDVTPYDDTMLLSYDLDAGLRGHGMDELSVAHLAHQPIPFKDVCGTGKSQITFDKVPLDRATAYAAEDADVTLRLWRKLKPRLAREGATRVYELVDRPLVPVVAEMERAGIHVDREELARLSAEFASQISILEREIHGLAGSPFTIGSPKQLGEVLFERMGLKGGRKGKSGVYSTDVNEMERLAEDGVEIATKVLDWRQLSKLKSTYTDALQAQINPATGRVHTSFSLAVAQTGRLSSTDPNLQNIPIRSEMGRRIRDAFVAEPGMVLLSADYSQIELRLAAHMADVPQLKAAFAEGADIHSMTAQELFGEVNRDTRARAKTINFSILYGISAFGLAGRLGVDRGEAQAMITRYFDRFPGIRDYISETLAAVRESGHSTTLFGRKTHLPGIRSSKQGERQAAERQAVNAPIQGTSADIIKRAMARMGPALAAAGLGHVRMLLQVHDELVFELPPADVDAASAVIRTVMAGAAEPAVRLSVPLGVEIGTGRSWGAAH from the coding sequence ATGGCTTCCAACCACCTCTATCTGATCGACGGCTCGGGCTATATTTTCCGCGCCTATCACCGGCTGCCGCCGCTCACCAATCGCCATGGCGTGCCCGCCGGCGCGGTCTATGGTTTCACGACGATGTTGTGGAAGCTGGTCGATGCGCTCCACAAGGAGGACGGGCCAACCCATCTGGCCGTGATCCTCGATGCCGCGTCGAAGACGTTTCGCAACGACATGTACGACAAGTACAAGGCCAATCGCCCGCCCGCGCCCGAAGATCTGATCCCGCAATTCCCGCTGATCCGCCATGCGACGCGCGCCTTTTCGGTGCCGTGCATCGAACAGGCGGGGCTGGAAGCCGACGATATCATCGCCTGTTATGTCGAAGCCGCGCAGGCCGCCGGCTGGGCCACGACGATCGTGTCGTCCGACAAGGATCTGATGCAGCTGATCCGCCCCGGCGTCGACATGCTCGATACCATGGCCAACAAGCGCATCGGCCGGGATGAGGTGATCGAGAAATGGGGCGTGCCGCCCGAACAATTGGGCGATGTGCTCGCTTTGATGGGCGACAGCGTCGATAACGTCCCCGGCGTTCCCGGCATCGGCCCTAAGACGGCAGCCCAGCTGATCCAGCAATATGGCGACGTCGAAACCGTGCTGGCGTCGGTGGGCGAGATCAAGAAGCCCAAGCTGAAACAATCGCTGATCGACCATGCGGACAACGCACGGCTGAGCCGCGAGCTGGTGCGCCTGAAATGCGATGAGCCGCTGCCCGAACCGCTCGACGATCTGGCGTTGAAGGGCATTCCGCCCGAACCGCTGCGCGCCTTCCTGGAGGATCAGGGTTTCAAGTCGCTGTTGCTGAAGGTCGGCGGGGCGAGCGATCATGCGGTGGGCGGGGCGGCGAGGCCGGCATCCGCACCGGTGACACCAGCACCGATCGAGGCGGTGGACGAAGCCCCGTTCGATGCCGCGGCCTATGAAACCATCGTCACCGAAGACGCGCTCGATCGCTGGATTGCCGAAGCGTTCACCGCCGGGGTCGTCGCGGTCGATACCGAAACCGACAATGTGGATTGCATCCGCGCCGAACTGGTGGGCATCAGCCTGTCGATCACGCCGGGCAAGGCCTGCTACATCCCCGTCGGCCATGGCGGCGACGGGCTGTTGAGCGCGCCGCCGGAACAGCTTTCCCGCGCGCTGGTGCTGGAAAAGCTCAAGCCGCTGCTGGAAGCGCCGGGCGTGCTCAAGGTCGGCCAGAACATCAAATATGATCTGATCATGTTCCGCCGCAACGGCGTCGATGTCACGCCCTATGACGATACGATGCTGCTGAGCTACGATCTCGATGCGGGCCTGCGCGGGCATGGCATGGATGAACTGTCCGTCGCCCATCTTGCCCACCAGCCGATCCCGTTCAAGGATGTGTGCGGCACGGGCAAGAGCCAGATCACGTTTGACAAGGTGCCGCTCGACCGCGCGACCGCTTATGCCGCCGAGGATGCCGACGTCACGCTCAGGCTGTGGCGCAAGCTGAAACCCCGGCTGGCGCGCGAGGGGGCGACGCGGGTCTATGAACTGGTCGATCGCCCGCTGGTGCCGGTCGTCGCCGAAATGGAACGCGCCGGCATCCATGTCGATCGCGAGGAACTGGCGCGCCTGTCGGCCGAGTTCGCATCGCAGATCAGCATCCTCGAACGCGAAATCCACGGCCTTGCCGGCAGCCCGTTCACGATCGGCAGCCCCAAGCAATTGGGCGAGGTGCTGTTCGAACGGATGGGGCTGAAGGGCGGCCGCAAGGGCAAGTCCGGCGTCTATTCGACCGACGTCAACGAAATGGAGCGGCTGGCCGAAGATGGCGTCGAAATCGCCACCAAGGTGCTCGACTGGCGCCAGCTTTCGAAGCTGAAATCCACCTATACCGATGCGTTGCAGGCGCAGATCAACCCGGCCACGGGCCGCGTCCACACCAGTTTCAGCCTGGCGGTGGCGCAGACCGGGCGGCTGTCGTCGACCGATCCGAACCTGCAGAACATCCCGATCCGCAGCGAAATGGGCCGCCGCATCCGCGATGCGTTCGTGGCGGAACCCGGCATGGTGCTGCTGTCGGCCGATTATTCGCAGATCGAATTGCGGCTGGCAGCCCACATGGCCGATGTGCCGCAGCTGAAGGCGGCGTTCGCCGAAGGGGCGGACATCCACAGCATGACCGCGCAGGAATTGTTCGGCGAGGTCAATCGCGACACCCGCGCGCGCGCCAAGACGATCAACTTTTCGATCCTCTACGGCATCTCCGCCTTTGGCCTGGCCGGGCGGCTGGGTGTCGATCGGGGCGAAGCGCAGGCGATGATCACCCGCTATTTCGATCGGTTCCCCGGCATCCGCGACTATATCAGCGAAACGCTGGCCGCGGTGCGCGAGAGCGGCCACAGCACCACTTTGTTCGGCCGCAAGACGCACCTGCCGGGTATCCGTTCGTCCAAGCAGGGCGAACGGCAGGCCGCCGAACGGCAGGCGGTGAACGCGCCGATCCAGGGCACCAGCGCCGATATCATCAAGCGGGCGATGGCGCGGATGGGGCCGGCCTTGGCGGCGGCGGGGCTTGGCCATGTCCGCATGTTGCTGCAGGTGCATGACGAACTGGTGTTCGAATTGCCGCCCGCCGATGTGGATGCGGCAAGTGCTGTGATCCGCACGGTGATGGCGGGGGCCGCCGAGCCGGCGGTGCGCCTGAGCGTGCCGCTGGGCGTGGAGATCGGCACCGGGCGGAGCTGGGGGGCGGCGCACTGA
- a CDS encoding ABC transporter ATP-binding protein, whose translation MTEAAIRILDLAKTYAGGKQALKGVSFDVPRGQIFGLLGPNGAGKSTLINILSGMVNKTSGTAEIWGFDIARDHRNAKASIGIVPQEIVFDPFFTPFETLEIQAGLYGVPKHLRRSMELLRAVHLDDKAHAYARSLSGGMKRRLLVAKAMVHAPPVLVLDEPTAGVDVELRQQLWAYVRELNRGGVTVVLTTHYLEEAEELCDRIAIINHGQLIANEPTRALVNMAREKAVEVTVDRDLTAVPSSPLFDKIELKGERTVVITYDKDRLNAGGVLAALQAEGLGIVDVSTREADLEDVFLNLTRAANV comes from the coding sequence ATGACCGAAGCCGCGATCCGCATCCTCGACCTCGCCAAAACCTATGCCGGTGGCAAACAGGCGCTCAAAGGCGTCAGCTTCGATGTGCCGCGCGGCCAGATTTTCGGCCTGCTCGGCCCCAATGGCGCGGGCAAATCGACCTTGATCAACATCCTGTCGGGGATGGTGAACAAGACGTCGGGCACCGCCGAAATCTGGGGGTTCGATATTGCGCGCGATCATCGCAACGCCAAGGCGTCGATCGGCATCGTGCCGCAGGAAATCGTGTTCGATCCGTTCTTCACCCCGTTCGAGACGCTGGAGATTCAGGCCGGCCTCTATGGCGTGCCCAAACATCTGCGCCGATCGATGGAATTGCTGCGCGCCGTCCACCTTGATGACAAGGCCCATGCTTATGCCCGCTCGCTTTCGGGGGGCATGAAGCGCCGGCTGCTGGTGGCGAAAGCGATGGTCCATGCGCCGCCGGTGCTGGTGCTCGACGAACCGACCGCCGGTGTCGACGTCGAACTGCGCCAGCAGCTCTGGGCCTATGTCCGCGAACTCAATCGCGGCGGGGTCACGGTGGTGCTGACGACGCATTATCTGGAAGAGGCCGAGGAGCTGTGCGATCGCATCGCGATCATCAACCACGGCCAGCTGATCGCCAACGAACCGACCCGCGCGCTCGTCAACATGGCGCGCGAAAAGGCGGTGGAGGTGACGGTCGATCGCGATCTGACGGCGGTTCCGTCATCGCCCCTGTTCGATAAAATCGAACTGAAAGGCGAACGCACCGTCGTCATCACCTATGACAAGGACAGGCTGAATGCGGGCGGCGTGCTGGCCGCGTTGCAGGCCGAAGGACTGGGTATCGTCGACGTTTCGACGCGCGAGGCCGATCTGGAGGATGTCTTCCTCAATCTCACGCGGGCGGCCAATGTCTAA
- a CDS encoding DUF1328 family protein, whose protein sequence is MIKWALIFLVVGLVLGALGFGGLGGAFVGIAKFLFFVALALFVLFLVLGTVAAKKIT, encoded by the coding sequence ATGATCAAATGGGCGCTCATCTTCCTTGTGGTCGGGCTGGTGCTCGGCGCACTTGGGTTTGGCGGTCTTGGCGGCGCGTTTGTCGGTATCGCCAAGTTTCTGTTCTTCGTCGCGCTCGCCTTGTTCGTGCTGTTCCTGGTGCTGGGCACGGTGGCGGCTAAGAAGATCACCTGA
- a CDS encoding SDR family NAD(P)-dependent oxidoreductase encodes MTEAALKGKTAFVTGGSGGIGAATAKLLAQDGAAVLLMGRRLEALEQTRARLLAEVPGARIELHAGDAGQQADVEAGLDKALAIDGRLDIIVPTVGGGGFKPLLMHDADSFRAELDYNIITAFLAVRYGVPRMKQGGTIVLISSTAAIMPFPWLGAYCTAKGGLEQFLRTAADELGSANVRINAIRPGMTKSDATAGMFEDPAVIQPFIDQMPLGRAGMPEDIARGVRFLAGPESGWVTGQSFAVDGGHELRRNPDLTGVARAIFGSDVIDAVKRGEAPTA; translated from the coding sequence ATGACCGAAGCTGCCCTGAAGGGAAAAACCGCTTTCGTCACCGGCGGCAGCGGCGGGATCGGCGCCGCCACCGCCAAGCTGCTGGCGCAGGACGGGGCCGCCGTCCTGCTGATGGGCCGCCGCCTGGAAGCGCTGGAACAGACCCGCGCACGGCTGCTGGCCGAAGTGCCCGGCGCACGGATCGAACTGCATGCCGGCGATGCCGGCCAGCAGGCCGACGTCGAAGCCGGGCTGGACAAGGCCCTCGCCATCGACGGCCGGCTGGACATCATCGTGCCGACGGTGGGTGGCGGCGGATTCAAGCCGCTGCTGATGCACGACGCGGATTCGTTCCGCGCCGAACTCGACTACAACATCATCACGGCCTTCCTGGCGGTGCGCTACGGCGTGCCCCGGATGAAACAGGGCGGCACGATCGTGCTGATTTCATCGACCGCCGCGATCATGCCCTTCCCCTGGCTTGGGGCGTATTGCACCGCCAAGGGCGGGCTTGAACAGTTCCTGCGCACCGCCGCCGACGAACTGGGCAGCGCCAATGTGCGGATCAACGCGATCCGGCCGGGAATGACGAAAAGCGACGCGACCGCTGGCATGTTCGAGGATCCGGCCGTCATCCAGCCGTTCATCGATCAGATGCCGCTGGGTCGGGCGGGCATGCCCGAGGATATCGCCCGTGGCGTCCGCTTCCTCGCCGGCCCGGAATCGGGCTGGGTGACGGGGCAGAGCTTCGCGGTCGATGGCGGCCACGAACTGCGCCGCAACCCGGACCTGACCGGCGTTGCGCGCGCGATCTTCGGATCGGATGTGATCGATGCGGTGAAGCGCGGCGAAGCCCCGACCGCCTGA
- a CDS encoding glucose 1-dehydrogenase has product MAQDFSGKVALVTGAGGGIGRATAQALAAGGAKVVVGDVSQKGGDETVALITAAGGTASFVRCDVSNPDDVQAIVDHAVSTYGALDIAVNNAGVDPEVAPVAEWKLEDFDRIHSINTRGVFLCMKAEIAAMEGRGGAIVNVGSFASVSGVANKPAYTASKHAVLGLTRAAALQYGRAGIRINAVCPGGVRTAILVDNVGTSAEAEAAVAAAHPIGRAGESQDIAEAILWLASPASGFVLGHGLVIDGGLSAQ; this is encoded by the coding sequence ATGGCGCAGGATTTTTCGGGCAAGGTCGCCCTCGTCACGGGCGCGGGCGGCGGGATCGGGCGGGCCACCGCACAGGCGCTGGCCGCCGGTGGCGCCAAGGTCGTTGTCGGGGACGTGTCGCAAAAGGGCGGTGACGAAACCGTCGCCCTGATCACAGCGGCCGGCGGCACCGCCAGTTTCGTGCGCTGCGACGTCAGCAACCCGGATGACGTGCAGGCGATCGTCGATCACGCCGTCAGCACCTATGGCGCGCTGGATATCGCGGTGAACAATGCCGGCGTGGACCCCGAAGTGGCGCCCGTGGCCGAATGGAAGCTGGAGGATTTCGACCGCATCCACAGCATCAACACGCGCGGCGTGTTCCTGTGCATGAAGGCCGAAATCGCGGCGATGGAAGGCCGGGGCGGCGCGATCGTCAATGTCGGCTCGTTCGCATCCGTTTCGGGGGTCGCCAACAAGCCCGCCTACACCGCCAGCAAGCATGCCGTGCTTGGCCTGACCCGCGCCGCCGCGCTGCAATATGGCCGTGCCGGCATCCGCATCAACGCGGTCTGCCCCGGCGGCGTGCGCACCGCCATTCTGGTCGATAATGTCGGCACCTCCGCCGAAGCCGAAGCCGCGGTCGCCGCCGCCCATCCGATCGGCCGCGCCGGGGAATCGCAGGACATCGCCGAAGCGATCCTGTGGCTGGCATCGCCCGCATCGGGCTTCGTCCTTGGCCACGGCCTCGTCATCGATGGCGGCCTTTCCGCCCAATAA
- a CDS encoding Dps family protein produces the protein MAKTPKAKPKLATPTDLQSNQVSNVTDALNAILADSYALYLKTKNFHWHVSGPHFRDYHLMLDEQATQILGTTDQIAERVRKTGGTTLRSIGHIARLQSIKDNDAEFVSAGDMLRELREDNLQLVEKLREAKDIVDEAKDNATSGILDEWTDLAEQRAWFLFEASQGV, from the coding sequence ATGGCGAAGACGCCCAAGGCCAAGCCCAAGCTCGCGACCCCGACCGACCTGCAGAGCAATCAGGTGAGCAATGTTACCGATGCGCTGAATGCGATCCTTGCGGACAGCTATGCGCTCTATCTCAAGACCAAGAACTTCCACTGGCACGTCTCTGGCCCGCATTTTCGCGACTATCATCTGATGCTCGATGAACAGGCGACCCAGATTCTCGGCACGACCGACCAGATCGCCGAACGCGTCCGCAAGACGGGCGGGACGACCTTGCGGTCGATCGGCCACATTGCCCGCCTGCAGTCGATCAAGGATAATGACGCCGAATTCGTCAGCGCCGGCGATATGCTGCGCGAACTGCGCGAGGACAATCTCCAGCTGGTCGAAAAGCTGCGTGAAGCGAAGGATATCGTCGACGAAGCCAAGGATAACGCGACCAGCGGCATCCTCGACGAATGGACCGACCTCGCCGAACAGCGTGCCTGGTTCCTGTTCGAGGCCAGCCAGGGCGTCTGA
- the nadB gene encoding L-aspartate oxidase, with translation MSNNYDVIIIGSGAAGLTAALNLAERHKVGVIAKGGLSEGSTAWAQGGIAAVLEPGDSFDAHIEDTMVAGAGLNNRAAVEFVVGNAPRAIERLAELGVPFNPGESERWHLTREGGHSHRRIVHVDDATGWAVQQALEKAAFAHPNITLIPDMVAIDLATGRHGERYSGEGHVWGVYALNRKSGRVELFTGRATILATGGAGRTYLYSTAPRGATGDGIAMAWRAGARVSNMEFMQFHPTCLYNLEVKNFLITEAVRGEGGHLKIPTTGHRFMPDFDPRAELAPRDVVARAIDHEIKRLGLDYVHLDISHMPADFVREHFPNIYTKLLGLGIDITTQPIPVVPAQHYTCGGVVVDLKGRTDLPGLYAAGEVTQSGLHGANRLASNSLLECLVFGEAAAGHIMRHWDELPSPPPIRPWDESRVSDSDEEVIVQHNWREIRRFMWDYVGIVRTTKRLERAHHRIRLLRREVEEYYGNFRVTPDLIELRNLVEVAELIVRSALRRKESRGLHYTLDYPDPLAVAKDTVLVP, from the coding sequence ATGTCTAACAATTACGACGTCATCATCATCGGTTCGGGCGCCGCCGGGCTGACCGCGGCGCTCAATCTCGCCGAACGCCACAAGGTGGGGGTGATCGCCAAGGGCGGGCTTTCCGAAGGGTCGACCGCGTGGGCGCAGGGCGGCATTGCCGCCGTGCTCGAACCCGGTGACAGTTTCGACGCGCATATCGAAGATACGATGGTCGCGGGTGCCGGCCTCAACAATCGCGCGGCGGTGGAATTTGTCGTCGGCAATGCCCCGCGCGCGATCGAACGGCTGGCCGAACTGGGCGTGCCGTTCAACCCCGGCGAATCCGAACGCTGGCATCTGACGCGTGAAGGCGGGCACAGCCACCGCCGCATCGTCCATGTCGACGACGCGACCGGCTGGGCGGTGCAGCAGGCGCTGGAAAAGGCCGCGTTCGCGCATCCCAACATCACCCTGATCCCCGATATGGTGGCGATCGATCTGGCCACCGGCCGCCATGGCGAACGCTATTCGGGCGAAGGCCATGTCTGGGGCGTCTATGCGCTCAACCGCAAGTCCGGCCGGGTCGAACTGTTCACTGGCCGGGCGACGATCCTCGCCACCGGCGGGGCGGGGCGGACGTATCTCTATTCGACCGCGCCGCGCGGTGCCACCGGCGACGGCATTGCGATGGCGTGGCGCGCCGGCGCGCGGGTGTCGAACATGGAATTCATGCAATTCCACCCGACCTGCCTTTACAATCTGGAGGTCAAGAATTTCCTGATCACCGAAGCGGTGCGCGGCGAAGGCGGGCATCTGAAAATCCCGACGACCGGGCACCGTTTCATGCCCGATTTCGATCCCCGCGCCGAACTTGCGCCGCGCGATGTGGTGGCGCGCGCGATCGATCATGAAATCAAGCGCCTCGGCCTTGATTATGTCCATCTCGATATCAGCCACATGCCGGCCGATTTCGTGCGCGAACATTTCCCCAACATCTACACCAAGCTTCTGGGGCTGGGGATCGACATCACCACCCAGCCGATCCCGGTGGTGCCCGCCCAGCATTATACCTGCGGCGGCGTGGTGGTGGATCTGAAGGGCCGCACCGATCTGCCCGGCCTTTATGCGGCGGGCGAAGTCACCCAATCGGGCCTCCACGGCGCGAACCGGCTGGCGTCCAACTCGTTGCTCGAATGCCTGGTCTTTGGCGAGGCGGCGGCCGGCCACATCATGCGCCATTGGGATGAACTGCCCAGCCCGCCGCCGATCCGTCCGTGGGATGAAAGCCGTGTGTCGGATTCGGACGAAGAGGTGATCGTCCAGCATAACTGGCGCGAAATCCGCCGCTTCATGTGGGATTATGTCGGCATCGTCCGCACCACCAAGCGGCTCGAACGCGCCCACCACCGCATCCGCCTGCTGCGGCGCGAGGTGGAGGAATATTACGGCAATTTCCGCGTGACCCCCGATCTGATCGAACTGCGCAACCTGGTCGAGGTCGCCGAACTCATCGTCCGCTCGGCACTCCGCCGCAAGGAAAGCCGGGGGCTGCACTATACGCTCGATTATCCCGATCCGCTGGCGGTGGCCAAGGATACGGTGCTGGTGCCGTGA
- a CDS encoding acyl-CoA dehydrogenase family protein, producing the protein MRLDFTPEQEAFRKEVRDWLDEQLAGPFAHVRGLEGTSEGITERFEWERHLGRTGWNTLAWPKAFGGRQIDLMEQVLYHEEYARSGAPGRLSHVGLELVAPTIMMFGNDEQRARFLPQTALVEIVWAQLFSEPNAGSDLANVQTRARLEERPDGDVWVIEGQKIWSSFAQYSQWGMALVRTEPGSVGAKGLSMLLIPMQGKGIDIRPISQMTGGSSFNEVFFDSAETPANNVVGAPGEGWKVAMGTLMFERGGATLGQQMGFRAELDRIIRVAKANGAARDPGIAKRIARAQAELRTMRYTALRMLSSTGGNRAALTYKLYYTSWHQRLGELAMDVMGAAGEIAEPGSDAYRLQKMYLESRSDSIWAGTSQIQRNIIAERGLGLPREAKPAK; encoded by the coding sequence ATGCGGCTTGATTTCACCCCCGAACAGGAAGCCTTCCGCAAGGAAGTACGCGACTGGCTGGACGAGCAGTTGGCCGGGCCGTTCGCCCACGTCCGCGGCCTCGAAGGCACCAGCGAAGGCATCACCGAACGGTTCGAATGGGAACGCCATCTCGGCCGCACCGGCTGGAACACGCTCGCCTGGCCCAAGGCCTTTGGCGGCCGCCAGATCGACCTGATGGAACAGGTCCTCTATCATGAGGAATATGCCCGTTCCGGCGCGCCCGGCCGGCTCAGCCATGTCGGGCTGGAACTGGTCGCGCCGACGATCATGATGTTCGGCAATGACGAACAGCGCGCCCGCTTCCTGCCGCAGACCGCTCTGGTCGAAATCGTCTGGGCGCAGTTGTTCTCCGAACCCAATGCCGGGTCCGACCTGGCCAACGTCCAGACGCGCGCGCGGCTGGAAGAACGCCCCGACGGCGATGTCTGGGTGATCGAAGGGCAGAAGATCTGGAGTTCGTTCGCCCAATATTCGCAATGGGGCATGGCGCTCGTGCGCACCGAACCGGGCAGTGTCGGCGCCAAGGGCCTGTCGATGCTGCTGATCCCGATGCAGGGCAAGGGCATCGATATCCGCCCGATCAGCCAGATGACCGGCGGCAGCAGCTTCAACGAAGTGTTCTTCGACAGCGCGGAAACTCCGGCCAACAACGTCGTCGGCGCACCCGGCGAAGGCTGGAAGGTGGCGATGGGCACGCTGATGTTCGAACGTGGCGGCGCCACGCTCGGCCAGCAAATGGGCTTTCGCGCCGAACTGGATCGCATCATCCGCGTCGCCAAGGCGAATGGCGCGGCGCGCGACCCCGGCATCGCCAAGCGGATCGCGCGCGCGCAGGCCGAACTGCGGACCATGCGCTACACCGCGCTGCGGATGCTGAGCAGCACGGGCGGCAACCGCGCCGCGTTGACCTACAAGCTCTATTATACGAGCTGGCACCAGCGGCTGGGCGAACTGGCCATGGATGTCATGGGCGCAGCCGGTGAAATCGCCGAGCCGGGCAGCGATGCTTATCGGCTACAGAAGATGTACCTCGAATCGCGATCCGATTCGATCTGGGCGGGCACCAGCCAGATCCAGCGCAATATAATCGCCGAACGTGGCCTCGGGCTTCCCCGGGAAGCGAAACCGGCGAAATAG
- a CDS encoding class I adenylate-forming enzyme family protein encodes MTDPFIAALTGPGAPHELEDIVVAGVPMRAFRNGPKTLADLYRAATAHGAREFLVDGDQRLTFDAFFGLARAMAAVLRDQLGDIGGKHVAITMRNRAEWMAAFVAITALGGVAVLVNSRGRGAEMAAAIADTECQFVIADAQRAAALRDSGVAIPPMIDVDASPLAADGPALDFGDLDPDADAIIMFTTGTSGMPKGARLTHRAITQGIATSIFSRTLVGARAMAGMDPKIIEALAALQPTVISSFPLFHISGCGSDFLNHLLLGGKLVVMPKWNGDVALDLIEREGVTSFSGSPAMLWDLVRAHDGSRNLSSLLGLGVGGQALPPQLFDQIRTMFPNAGFGCGFGQTETAGTVCAATTADLIARPGTSGCVVPAARVRIVGDDGEDLPLGEAGEILIRGPMVARGYWNRPEENARVFNDGWVATGDVGYLDADNFLYIVDRKKDIIISGGENIACSEVEFAAYSEPGVNDAAAFGLPDDRMGERVVLAVTAKPDETLDPIALRMGLAAALAPHKVPTEIRVVAVIPRNHMGKIDRKALRAAG; translated from the coding sequence ATGACCGATCCCTTCATCGCGGCGCTCACCGGCCCCGGCGCGCCGCACGAGCTGGAAGACATTGTCGTCGCCGGCGTGCCCATGCGTGCGTTTCGCAATGGGCCGAAAACGCTGGCGGACCTGTATCGCGCGGCGACGGCGCATGGCGCACGCGAATTCCTGGTCGATGGCGATCAGCGGCTGACCTTCGACGCATTTTTCGGCCTTGCCCGCGCCATGGCGGCGGTGCTGCGCGATCAGCTGGGTGACATCGGCGGCAAGCATGTCGCCATCACCATGCGCAACCGGGCGGAATGGATGGCGGCATTCGTCGCCATCACCGCGCTGGGCGGCGTGGCCGTGCTGGTCAACAGCCGGGGCCGCGGGGCCGAAATGGCCGCCGCGATCGCCGATACCGAATGCCAGTTCGTGATCGCCGACGCACAGCGCGCGGCAGCGCTGCGCGATAGCGGCGTGGCGATCCCGCCGATGATCGATGTCGACGCCAGCCCGCTGGCAGCGGACGGCCCGGCGCTGGACTTCGGCGATCTGGATCCCGACGCCGATGCAATCATCATGTTCACCACCGGCACGTCGGGGATGCCCAAGGGCGCCCGCCTCACCCACCGCGCCATCACGCAAGGGATCGCGACGTCGATCTTCTCGCGCACGCTGGTGGGCGCGCGCGCGATGGCCGGCATGGATCCGAAAATCATCGAGGCGCTGGCCGCGCTCCAGCCCACGGTGATCAGTTCCTTCCCGCTGTTCCATATTTCGGGCTGCGGATCGGATTTCCTCAACCATCTGCTGCTGGGCGGCAAGCTTGTGGTCATGCCGAAATGGAACGGCGACGTAGCCCTCGACCTGATCGAGCGCGAAGGCGTGACATCCTTTTCGGGATCGCCGGCGATGCTGTGGGATCTGGTGCGCGCGCATGATGGCAGCCGCAACCTTTCGTCGCTGCTGGGCCTTGGTGTCGGCGGCCAGGCCTTGCCCCCGCAATTGTTCGACCAGATCCGCACCATGTTCCCCAATGCCGGCTTCGGCTGCGGCTTCGGCCAGACCGAAACCGCCGGCACGGTATGCGCCGCAACGACGGCCGATCTGATCGCCCGTCCGGGCACGTCGGGCTGCGTGGTTCCCGCCGCGCGGGTGCGGATCGTGGGCGACGACGGCGAAGACCTGCCACTGGGCGAAGCGGGCGAAATCCTGATCCGCGGGCCGATGGTGGCACGCGGCTACTGGAACCGGCCGGAGGAAAATGCCCGCGTTTTCAACGATGGTTGGGTCGCCACCGGCGATGTCGGCTATCTCGACGCCGACAATTTCCTGTACATCGTCGATCGCAAGAAGGACATCATCATATCCGGCGGCGAAAATATCGCCTGTTCGGAGGTGGAATTCGCCGCTTATTCCGAACCCGGCGTCAACGATGCCGCCGCCTTCGGCCTGCCCGATGACCGGATGGGCGAACGGGTTGTCCTGGCCGTTACCGCCAAGCCGGACGAGACGCTCGATCCCATCGCGCTGCGCATGGGGCTGGCGGCTGCCCTTGCCCCGCACAAGGTGCCGACCGAAATTCGCGTCGTCGCGGTCATCCCGCGCAACCATATGGGCAAGATCGATCGCAAGGCGCTGCGCGCCGCCGGCTGA